One Epinephelus fuscoguttatus linkage group LG16, E.fuscoguttatus.final_Chr_v1 genomic window, AATCTGAAAGTGCAACAAAGGTCCTCGGATGGACTCGAACCAGCAAAGTAGCTGTAATATTGCATGCACTGTAACTATTCGGCCACTAAGGTGCTCTGATCACATGTATCAGTGAATATGAATTATTGCATTTCTCTGATTGCCTCACCAAcgttagcattttttttaaggattgtTGTATTCAATCCAATAACCTGTCCCATAAAGGCAATGTTACACATTACATTTAGCATGTGCCTCTGAAGGCCCTTTCTCTTATATGTATTCCTCTGCAGGTGAAAGTCTGGTTCCAGAATCGGCGTACTAAGCAGAAGAAGGACCAGGGGAAGGACTCTGAGCTGCGTTCAGTGGTTTCAGAAACAGCAGCAACCTGCAGTGTCCTCAGACTACTAGAGCAGGGTCGGCTGCTGACACCTCCAGGCCTACCAGGCCTCCTACCCCACTGTGGCAGCAGCACACTGGGCTCCGCTCTGCGCCCTCCCTCAATGGCCATGGCCAgcaatggcagcagtagcagcagcggTGGCGGCAGCACTAGCACAGCGGGGGGCAGCCCTCCTCTCCCTGCCGTCAGCAGCTCAGGGACGGTGGCAAGTCTGCAGAGTTCACCCGCGGCTCATGGCCTTTTCAGCTTCCCGATGCCCTCCTTACTCAGCGGAGTCACCACCCGCATTTCCTCCAACCCCCTGTCAATGGCCGGCTCGCTGGCTGGCAACCTGCAGGAACTTTCTGCCCGCTACCTGAGCTCCTCTGCTTTTGAGCCTTACTCGCGGACCAATGGCAAAGAATCCATGGACAAGAAAATTCTGGAATGATGCTTTGTTTTGACATAGATGGATTCCTGTTTCCTCTGGACAcattttggttgttttcttGGCTTTTACTCTCTTTGGTTTTGCTCATTCTCTTTCATTTGTCTGTGTCATGTTCTGTAGCAGTTCATGTATTCCAGTTGCACATCTGATGCCTTGTACAAGGAAGAAAACAAAGACCTACACTAGCTCATCTAACAAAGACAGGGTGGTGGTGGAAAGAtttttgcacaaaatattcataCAGGACTTTGTTCCAGAGATTTAGAGACACTCTGACACTCTGAGGAGATTACTAAGGGATCCTTCAGGtttctgttaaataaatgtatagtCCAATCTaatccaaaacaacaacagacacaggTGCCCAGAGAATATGGCTGCTTCATACCACAACAGCGCTATCTCTGCAAGATAAGTGGTACATAGTGTACAGCAGTAAGTAAAGGACTGGTGACAGAAAGTGTAAAGTGATGGTATCTTTCTgaattgtgttttattatttgattgTGTTGGCTAGATGCAAGTCACTGAAGTGAGTAGATGTAGAGAAAGAAAGCGAGTTGTCAAACACCTGAGCAGCAGTTTGTGAGACCCAATCAgcaaataaataactaaaaaaataaaaaaaaaattaaatccagCATAATGAATGAACAAGCAAGGCCTATTTCTCAACACAGAattgggaagaaaaaaaagtgcctGTTTGAAGGTCACTGCAAGGCCAGTGTCAACACGAAACCCACTGCATCTGACGTATGAACACAATTTGCTTATGCAGATGCCTCACAAAAAGTCAGCTTACAAAAAGATCTTTTGTATATGCGTTTGTATTAAGTTTGGACCAAACCAAAGCATAATCCAGAGAAGGTGTTGTCATATAGTATGATGGTTCAATTGTTCAgtgttgttttggtttggtgAGGGTTTTAACATTTTACAACAAAACACTTTGTGGCGTTTTCATGCAGTACCTGACTTTTTTTTGGTCTGTGATTTTAATACCACTGTGAGTTCTCAGAGTATTGGTGTACAGTTTCTATTCCATGCGGGAAGTAAGCACAGGAATGAGTTGCTGAAGAGAATCTTTTCAGCATTAGTAAGCTGCTTACTTTGTTGAACACTACAAGGTAACAGGTTTTTCAGTCATTAAGACAATACAATAACCTTTACTTCCTatgtgaaattttaaaaatccacAGCCTTCATCAAAGACTGATGCATGTGGAGACTGAATGGAATTATTGTAGTATAAAAGTACTGGAAATGAGAAATGTAccttattttattgtaaattattCACTTCTTTATCTAATAGATTATTAGTATATCTGgaagataatgaatgaatgaatgtattagTGGGGTTGAGGAATCAATCAAAAGCTCTTTGGTGCTGTTATTGTGAAATATCTTGAAATTTGTGAAACGTGTGGTACaaatgtgcatatatatatatggctacagacaaagacaaatgtgtttttcatttttctgacaTACATATTGCTGTGAATCAAGTTATGATAAATTTCATGACGGTTATACTTCAAACACCATGGCTTGATGTGTATGCTCCTCAGAGTTTGtctttttcactatttttggTAATGTGGCTTACAATGTGATAAGCACTAATCTTTGACTAAATCGCCAAACTTGAAGAGTGGGGTGAGATGAGCCAATTTTTACTTATGTTGTCCACTTTGCaaagaaaaataagacaaaagaaCAATGAAAACATGTACCCTTTTTTCAAGATGTCTCTATCAGTTGAAATTATAAGAATGCATCTATGTCAGTGGGCCCTGGAAATATGACTCACCCCAAAAAAAAGTGCTCCTGTCAGTGTGTTAACCGAGCCATCTGACATTTTAAGCATAATTCATACAAAATATTTacctatttttaaaatgaaatttaataACACATTTTCCTTTTACAAATAGTCTTATTTCTTTCCTTATAGCTGACTTAAACAACATAAATCCAGCCAAATAAATTTTAGTTTCTTTTAGCGTTTGTGAAACCATTGTAATTTCTGTTAAATCAGGATAGTCATCCAAATTAAAAGGACAGCCACTGTAGTTTTGAggagcaaaaaataataatcataataaaattGTTAATGAAAAAATGGGGCATCTAGTCAAGTATGTGGCAGAAAAAAATGAGGAGAGATGGTGGTGTGCCATGATATTCTTGAACAAATGTCGACCTAAAAGAATATAATTAATTCCACTGAATTTAACTACACGAGATAAGTCAGCCTTTGCAGACCTACTAACTCATAATGTCCTGCACATCCTACCTGATAAAATCTTCTTTATCCAGTTGTTGGGAGCAGGAATgttgtttctttacatttctatTCCAGTTAATTCTTCTTTGaagtaagacaaagaaaaaagccAGCCTTTTAGATGTGGTCTGCCAGCTCCTTCTCTACAGCACCTCCTCTGTGTAGACCCTCTGCCATTGCTCCACTGTACCTCacagtttttactttatttacttttttttttttaaaatatagccTACCTCTGCAGGGGTGACCTGtcaatgtttttgtcttttgccGCTGATATGATTTTCCACACTTGGCATAAATGgctgctctctccatctctacAAGGGGTGTTGagccttaattttttttttttttttaccatgtttAACACATGATAAACCACCAGCTATGTAATATGATACAGACAAACCATTTTATACTTcagactttatttaactttagtgCCTTATGGTAGGGTAAACTGGCTCAGTTTACCCCACAGCATTTGgctcactggaaaaaaaatgccTTTCCAAATTTGTCCTTCaccaaggtgacatcttcagaTGTCTTGCTTTTTTCTGACCCGCAGTCACAAATTCAAAGATATTTAATTCTTAAGAGAAAAgcagttttatatttgaaatGAGAAGATATGATATAGTCACTTTGTGACTACTGGAGAATAAATATGTGACACAGGTGAGGTATAATTAtctttcactttttaaaaatactgttttggtCCCCCTCAGTACTTGCAGTTTCAGTTTGATTTCCCTTCTAAAATCTCTTAGCCCAAATGTTTATATCCTGATGCAGGAGAGTGGAGTTGACCAAAATGTAGATACACTCATCTGGCTTGCCTTCATTTCTTCAAAGGAGTATTACactcttgagaaaaaaaaaaagtttttcagcatatttttttttcattaatgtgttttaatcaGTTGACAACTTACTTTAAAAAGCtggacaaaaccaaaaacaattttgacatttttgagtaagatggaattaaaataaataagttagaatatctttcataaaatactttgaccactaaatgtcaacacaacttttggataaatatttaGTTGGTCTGACTTCATTAAGTTTTTTGAGGTCAAAGCAAGTCATGTTGGCTGTACTAAAATAATTTTAGAGTGCAGCTGCTGTGAACACAAAATCATGGAATGGACTGAGCTGAGAGAATGTAACGGTCCATATTAAACTGGCTTAAAAGGTGTGTGAGCCCAGTGTGCCGAGGTGAGCAACGGGACAGCTTTACTGGCTCCACCATTAAGAACACAACACAGTTCTCATCAGCAGTTGTGGATATAAACCAGAGTACCCGTGTAGTGGTGTACCACGGTAAATTATGGTGTGTATCTGCTGTTGCCTGTGATGGAAGTACTGGGGTTAAGCGTCATCTTAAGACACTTAACCTTCAATTCATACTACTGTACTTAAATTCCACAACATTTCAGAGGCTAATATTTACGATAAGATAAGAGAAAGTTAATTGTCACaaa contains:
- the vax1 gene encoding ventral anterior homeobox 1, yielding MEVRYNQETEGMGLKNGLKKGKDEKDSQGSLSKSFLKEQQDSFSPSGTVDNCEKNRGSTGDPDYCRRILVRDAKGSIREIILPKGLDLDRPKRTRTSFTAEQLYRLEMEFQRCQYVVGRERTELARQLNLSETQVKVWFQNRRTKQKKDQGKDSELRSVVSETAATCSVLRLLEQGRLLTPPGLPGLLPHCGSSTLGSALRPPSMAMASNGSSSSSGGGSTSTAGGSPPLPAVSSSGTVASLQSSPAAHGLFSFPMPSLLSGVTTRISSNPLSMAGSLAGNLQELSARYLSSSAFEPYSRTNGKESMDKKILE